A portion of the Bifidobacterium sp. ESL0800 genome contains these proteins:
- a CDS encoding anthranilate synthase component I family protein — MVNVSAGTGAGSNGDAAVRGAAGDESRYAGIRPTLDEVRDMAGTGKYHRIPVMRELLADRLTTIEAMRRVRAASNHCFLLESAEADQRMGRYSFLGFAPTLELTCKAGDLRIKRVAPAESSDGDVVVEHAHVDHPSDAIRKVLAQYSSPRLEGFPPFAGGLVGYFSFGYFAYAEPTLRQETRDPKALPDVDLMLFDQLISFDSYRQRLQLIAGVDTSDVDASYERAVAKIEQMQQILERGERYNFKPLELQGDLTLTLDREQYGSMIRTAKEHIYAGDIFQVVLSNPSTARASGSLFDAYRLMRAENPSPYMVFMSSDDIEIAAASPETLVRLEDGKLLTYPLAGTRPRGATPEEDKRIEQDLLSDEKELAEHNMLVDLGRNDIGRVAQLGSVEVERLHDILRFSHVMHIGSTVAGKLAPGKDALDVIDAVLPAGTLSGAPKIRACQIIAELEQAPRDIYGGAIGYLDFSGNLDTCIGIRLAFKHDGKVTVQSGAGIVADSDPDKEFEECRNKALAVVDAINQANGGLK; from the coding sequence ATGGTGAACGTGAGTGCGGGAACTGGTGCGGGTTCGAACGGCGATGCGGCCGTGCGAGGTGCTGCCGGCGACGAAAGCCGTTACGCTGGCATTCGGCCGACGCTTGACGAAGTACGCGACATGGCTGGTACCGGCAAGTATCACCGGATTCCTGTGATGCGCGAACTGCTCGCCGACCGCCTGACCACCATCGAGGCCATGCGCCGGGTGCGTGCCGCTTCCAATCACTGCTTCCTGCTGGAAAGCGCCGAAGCCGACCAGCGCATGGGGCGCTATAGCTTCCTCGGTTTCGCGCCGACGCTCGAACTGACCTGCAAGGCCGGTGACCTGCGTATCAAGCGTGTGGCTCCTGCTGAATCTTCGGACGGCGACGTCGTGGTCGAGCACGCGCACGTCGACCACCCAAGTGACGCGATTCGCAAGGTGCTTGCCCAGTATTCCAGCCCTCGCCTCGAAGGCTTCCCGCCATTTGCCGGCGGCTTGGTGGGCTATTTCTCCTTCGGCTATTTCGCCTACGCCGAGCCGACATTGCGGCAGGAAACCCGCGATCCCAAGGCGTTGCCCGATGTCGACCTCATGCTCTTCGACCAGCTCATTTCCTTCGATTCCTACCGTCAGCGCCTCCAGCTCATCGCCGGTGTCGATACCAGCGATGTGGATGCCTCCTACGAGCGTGCGGTCGCCAAAATCGAACAAATGCAGCAGATTCTCGAGCGCGGCGAACGTTACAATTTCAAGCCGCTGGAGCTTCAAGGCGACCTCACGCTGACGCTCGACCGCGAGCAGTATGGCTCGATGATCAGGACGGCGAAGGAACACATCTACGCCGGCGACATCTTCCAGGTCGTACTTTCCAACCCCAGCACCGCTCGGGCTTCCGGCAGCCTGTTCGACGCCTACCGTCTTATGCGGGCCGAAAACCCGAGCCCTTACATGGTCTTCATGTCCAGCGACGACATCGAAATCGCTGCCGCTTCGCCCGAAACACTGGTACGGCTCGAAGACGGCAAGCTGCTCACCTATCCGCTCGCCGGAACGCGTCCGCGCGGCGCGACGCCGGAAGAAGACAAGCGCATCGAGCAGGATTTGCTGAGCGACGAGAAGGAACTGGCCGAGCATAACATGCTGGTCGACCTCGGGCGCAACGACATCGGCCGCGTCGCGCAGCTCGGCAGCGTCGAAGTCGAGCGGCTGCACGATATCCTGCGGTTCTCGCATGTCATGCATATCGGTTCCACGGTTGCGGGCAAGCTCGCGCCTGGCAAAGACGCGCTCGACGTCATCGACGCGGTGCTGCCGGCCGGCACGCTTTCCGGAGCCCCGAAAATCCGCGCTTGCCAGATCATCGCGGAACTTGAGCAGGCTCCGCGCGACATCTACGGCGGCGCCATCGGCTACCTCGATTTCTCCGGCAACCTCGACACCTGCATCGGCATCCGCCTGGCGTTCAAGCACGACGGCAAGGTGACGGTGCAATCCGGGGCGGGCATTGTGGCCGATTCCGACCCGGACAAGGAATTTGAGGAATGCCGCAACAAGGCGCTCGCCGTTGTGGACGCCATCAACCAAGCGAACGGAGGTCTGAAATGA
- a CDS encoding aminodeoxychorismate/anthranilate synthase component II: MITIVDNYDSFSYNLYQLIGSIDPDVRVVRNDDLDVAGLAALGSDGIVLSPGPGKPADAGICEDVVREMGGKVPILGVCLGHQAICEALGGKVVPAAELMHGKASPVELDNDCPLFAGMPSEIQAARYHSLEADKATLPETLRVVARTLGTDEIMAVSHVADPTFGVQFHPESILTPQGSQILRNFIDVVDRWRVGKRR, encoded by the coding sequence ATGATCACCATCGTCGACAATTACGATAGCTTCTCCTACAACCTCTACCAGCTCATCGGCTCCATCGACCCGGATGTGCGCGTGGTGCGCAACGACGATCTCGACGTCGCCGGGCTGGCCGCGTTGGGCTCCGACGGCATCGTGCTTTCGCCGGGGCCGGGCAAGCCCGCGGACGCAGGCATCTGCGAAGACGTGGTGCGCGAGATGGGCGGGAAGGTGCCGATTCTGGGCGTCTGCCTCGGCCATCAGGCCATCTGCGAGGCGCTGGGCGGCAAGGTCGTTCCCGCCGCCGAGCTGATGCACGGCAAGGCCTCGCCGGTCGAGCTCGATAACGATTGTCCGCTGTTCGCCGGGATGCCCTCCGAGATTCAGGCCGCGCGTTACCACTCGCTTGAGGCGGACAAGGCGACGTTGCCGGAGACGTTGCGTGTCGTGGCCCGCACGCTCGGAACCGACGAAATCATGGCCGTCTCCCACGTCGCCGATCCGACGTTCGGCGTCCAGTTCCATCCCGAAAGCATTCTGACCCCGCAGGGCTCGCAGATACTCAGGAATTTCATCGATGTGGTCGACCGATGGCGGGTCGGCAAGCGCCGGTGA
- the trpD gene encoding anthranilate phosphoribosyltransferase: MISEAIVKIVNKHDLTYDEAYQAMKEIMGGKSTPTQNAAFLAALSTKSAEAETIDEIAGCAAAMRELATPVPHPGIETIDIVGTGGDGANTFNISTTAALISAAAGAHVSKHGNRAASSQCGTADCLEALGANISLSPDEALDLLKADNFTFLFAQRYHTAMRYVGPIRKELGFRTVFNILGPLTNPARPEYFLLGVYDEYLVEPIAHVLESLGVRRALVVYGRDKMDEVSLSAETAACELRDGEYHPMTLTPEEFGLTRCTKKDLLGGTPPQNAEITRAILGGKETGPKLEAALFNAACALYVSGVASSIGEGVELAREQITSGAAMKTLEAFVAGSQKFAKADADK, encoded by the coding sequence ATGATCAGTGAAGCAATCGTCAAAATCGTCAACAAGCACGACCTCACCTACGACGAGGCCTACCAGGCCATGAAGGAGATCATGGGCGGCAAATCGACGCCGACCCAGAACGCGGCCTTCCTCGCGGCGCTTTCCACCAAGTCGGCCGAGGCCGAGACCATCGACGAGATCGCGGGCTGCGCGGCGGCCATGCGCGAACTGGCCACCCCGGTGCCGCACCCCGGCATCGAGACCATCGACATCGTCGGCACCGGCGGCGACGGCGCCAACACCTTCAACATCTCCACCACCGCGGCGCTGATTTCCGCGGCCGCCGGAGCCCACGTGAGCAAACACGGCAACCGTGCGGCCAGCTCACAGTGCGGCACCGCCGACTGTCTCGAAGCCCTCGGCGCGAACATCTCGCTGTCGCCTGACGAGGCGCTCGACCTGCTCAAGGCCGACAACTTCACCTTCCTCTTCGCCCAGCGCTACCACACCGCGATGCGCTACGTCGGTCCGATCCGCAAGGAGCTCGGCTTCCGCACCGTCTTTAACATCCTCGGGCCGCTGACCAACCCCGCCCGTCCCGAGTACTTCCTGCTGGGCGTCTACGACGAATACCTCGTCGAGCCCATCGCCCACGTGCTCGAAAGCCTTGGCGTGCGTCGCGCGCTGGTCGTCTACGGCCGCGACAAGATGGACGAGGTCTCGCTTTCCGCCGAAACCGCGGCTTGCGAGCTGCGTGACGGCGAATACCATCCGATGACCCTGACCCCGGAGGAATTCGGCCTGACCCGCTGCACCAAGAAGGATCTGCTGGGCGGCACCCCACCGCAGAACGCCGAGATCACCCGCGCCATCCTGGGTGGCAAGGAGACTGGTCCGAAGCTCGAGGCCGCGCTGTTCAACGCCGCCTGCGCGCTTTACGTTTCGGGCGTCGCCTCGTCGATCGGTGAGGGCGTAGAACTGGCCCGCGAGCAAATCACCTCCGGTGCCGCGATGAAGACGCTCGAGGCGTTCGTCGCCGGTTCGCAGAAGTTCGCCAAGGCCGATGCGGATAAGTAG
- the trpC gene encoding indole-3-glycerol phosphate synthase TrpC: protein MADSENILQRIAAKTRERVAEEKTQTPQSEVEAQAREVAAQKVAAGETGNAAFPFERALKAPGMSFICELKRASPSKGLIAPDYPYLSIARDYEKAGAAAISCLTEPTWFKGSDEHLRQVAAAVSIPVLRKDFIVDEYMIFQARACGASAVLLICSILSDRQIADYVALAHELGMSALVEAYQPDEVPRAMDAGARIIGVNNRDLRNFEVDFERSLRLRPTVGPDRVFVSESGVYTRADVARLEAADVDAVLIGETLMRSPDKAAALAELRGSAADSATVAGK, encoded by the coding sequence ATGGCTGATTCCGAGAATATTCTCCAGCGTATCGCCGCGAAAACCCGCGAGCGTGTGGCTGAGGAAAAGACGCAGACTCCGCAGAGCGAGGTGGAGGCGCAAGCCCGTGAGGTCGCCGCGCAAAAGGTTGCGGCGGGGGAGACCGGCAACGCGGCGTTTCCGTTCGAACGCGCGTTGAAGGCTCCGGGCATGAGCTTCATCTGCGAGCTCAAACGCGCTTCGCCCAGCAAGGGCCTGATCGCGCCGGACTATCCCTACCTCAGCATCGCCCGCGATTATGAAAAGGCCGGGGCGGCGGCCATCAGCTGCCTGACCGAGCCGACATGGTTCAAGGGTTCCGACGAGCATCTGCGGCAGGTCGCGGCGGCGGTCAGCATTCCGGTGCTGCGTAAGGATTTCATCGTCGACGAGTACATGATTTTCCAGGCCCGTGCGTGCGGTGCTTCGGCCGTGCTGCTCATCTGCTCGATTTTGAGCGACCGGCAGATCGCGGATTACGTCGCGCTCGCGCACGAGCTCGGCATGAGCGCGCTCGTGGAGGCCTACCAACCCGACGAGGTGCCGCGAGCGATGGACGCCGGCGCGCGGATTATCGGTGTCAACAACCGCGACCTGCGCAATTTCGAGGTGGATTTCGAACGCAGCCTGCGTCTGCGCCCGACCGTCGGCCCGGACCGCGTGTTTGTTTCGGAATCCGGCGTATACACTCGTGCCGATGTGGCGCGGCTCGAGGCGGCCGACGTGGACGCGGTGCTGATCGGTGAGACGCTGATGCGTTCGCCGGACAAGGCCGCGGCGCTCGCGGAACTTCGTGGCAGCGCCGCCGATAGCGCGACGGTAGCTGGTAAGTAA
- a CDS encoding phosphoribosylanthranilate isomerase: protein MASLRSASLESSDNGVPFEDDAMVAHAIADNTVSLANTVDVDVANVANGCKVKLCGLRREQDMDAALAAGPDAVGFIIDFPKSHRSISPERVAELVRYMKARAVETGVKPPAAVGVFVDQPAEHVAAVARDADLDTVQLHGHEDEDYLAELRELVTLPIMQAFKVHEVLDVVRAVESSADLILLDAGAGDGRTFDWSLVAEVERPFVLAGGLSAENVAAAIRATHPFGVDMSSGVETDRLKDPAKMLAAVKAVRELSNTAKAGGAYGR, encoded by the coding sequence ATGGCATCGCTTCGCTCCGCGTCTTTGGAATCGTCCGATAACGGTGTGCCATTTGAAGATGACGCCATGGTTGCTCATGCCATTGCGGACAATACGGTTTCGCTTGCTAACACGGTTGACGTGGATGTTGCAAATGTCGCAAATGGTTGCAAAGTCAAGCTTTGCGGGCTCAGACGCGAGCAGGATATGGACGCCGCTCTGGCGGCCGGTCCCGATGCCGTCGGATTCATCATCGATTTCCCAAAATCGCATCGTTCGATTTCTCCCGAGCGTGTGGCCGAGCTGGTGAGGTATATGAAGGCTCGGGCTGTCGAAACCGGTGTAAAACCGCCGGCCGCGGTAGGAGTGTTCGTCGACCAACCGGCCGAGCACGTGGCTGCCGTCGCGCGTGACGCCGATCTTGATACGGTTCAGCTGCACGGGCACGAGGACGAGGATTATCTTGCCGAGTTGCGTGAGCTCGTAACGTTGCCGATTATGCAGGCGTTCAAGGTTCACGAGGTCTTGGATGTGGTTCGTGCCGTTGAATCGTCGGCCGATCTTATCCTGCTCGACGCCGGTGCGGGTGACGGCAGGACCTTCGATTGGTCGCTGGTGGCTGAGGTCGAGCGTCCGTTCGTGCTCGCCGGTGGCTTGTCCGCCGAAAACGTGGCCGCGGCCATCCGCGCGACCCATCCGTTCGGAGTCGATATGAGTTCCGGCGTCGAAACCGACCGTCTCAAGGACCCGGCCAAGATGCTCGCCGCGGTCAAGGCGGTGCGCGAACTGTCGAATACTGCGAAAGCGGGTGGTGCGTATGGTCGATAA
- the trpB gene encoding tryptophan synthase subunit beta: MTNSPNSKGRFGIHGGQYIPETLMGAVNELEEAYNHYKTDPDFLAELDDLEKKYAGRPSLLYYAENMTKDLGGAKIYLKREDLNHTGAHKINNVLGQALLAKRMGKTRLIAETGAGQHGVATATVAALFGMECVVYMGQVDMERQALNVYRMRLLGAEVRGVTSGTGTLKDAVSETFREWTRRIADTHYCLGSCMGPHPFPTMVRDFQAVISKEAREQILEDEGKLPAAVIACVGGGSNAIGSFYNFIGDEGVKLIGCEAAGRGIDTDRTAATMNTGSLGIFHGMKSYFCQNEYGQIAPVYTISAGLDYPGVGPEHAALKDSGRAQYVAITDDEAVDAFEYLSRTEGVIPAIESAHAVAYAMKLAPTLPKDQSIIVTLSGRGDKDVAAIARYRGEDLHD; encoded by the coding sequence ATGACCAATTCGCCCAATTCCAAGGGGCGCTTCGGCATCCACGGGGGCCAGTACATCCCCGAGACGCTGATGGGCGCCGTCAACGAGCTGGAGGAGGCCTACAACCATTACAAAACCGATCCGGACTTCCTCGCCGAGCTCGACGACCTCGAGAAGAAGTACGCGGGCCGTCCGTCGCTGTTGTATTACGCAGAGAATATGACCAAGGACCTCGGCGGTGCCAAGATTTATCTGAAGCGCGAGGACCTCAACCATACCGGTGCGCACAAGATCAACAACGTGCTCGGCCAGGCGCTCTTGGCCAAGCGCATGGGCAAGACCCGGCTGATCGCGGAGACCGGCGCGGGCCAGCACGGCGTGGCCACGGCCACCGTCGCGGCGCTTTTCGGCATGGAGTGCGTGGTCTATATGGGCCAGGTCGATATGGAACGCCAGGCGCTGAACGTCTACCGTATGAGGCTCTTGGGCGCGGAGGTGCGCGGGGTGACCAGCGGCACCGGCACGTTGAAGGACGCGGTTTCCGAGACCTTCCGTGAATGGACGCGACGCATCGCCGACACCCACTACTGCCTCGGCTCGTGTATGGGCCCGCACCCCTTCCCGACTATGGTGCGCGACTTCCAGGCCGTCATTTCCAAGGAGGCCCGCGAGCAGATTCTCGAGGACGAAGGCAAGCTTCCGGCGGCGGTGATCGCGTGCGTCGGCGGCGGCTCCAATGCCATCGGCAGCTTCTACAACTTCATTGGCGACGAGGGTGTCAAGCTCATCGGCTGCGAGGCAGCAGGTCGCGGCATCGACACCGACCGCACCGCCGCCACGATGAACACCGGATCGCTCGGCATCTTCCACGGCATGAAAAGCTACTTCTGCCAGAACGAGTACGGCCAGATCGCGCCGGTCTACACGATTTCCGCCGGCCTCGACTACCCGGGTGTCGGCCCGGAGCACGCGGCGCTGAAGGATTCCGGTCGCGCCCAATACGTCGCCATCACCGATGACGAGGCCGTCGACGCCTTCGAATACCTCAGCCGTACCGAGGGCGTCATCCCGGCCATCGAAAGCGCGCACGCCGTGGCCTATGCCATGAAACTCGCGCCGACGCTGCCAAAGGACCAAAGTATCATCGTCACCCTTTCCGGGCGTGGCGACAAGGACGTGGCGGCCATCGCCCGTTACCGTGGGGAGGATCTTCATGACTGA
- the trpA gene encoding tryptophan synthase subunit alpha, whose product MTDNTNTASERAAAAEARLFADNDGDAQGLRPAGDAAKSQPVVPHRSRIAQAFTAPDGSRRKAFVPFVTIGDPSIALTEKLVPAMVDAGADLIELGVPFSDPTAEGPVIQEASNRALSAGTTTDDAFALVERLRGEHKIETPMVFMTYSNVLYSYGLERFARRAAEVGLDGVILPDVPHEEKPEFDDPLAAAGLELVSLIAPTSHERIRSIASDAKGFIYCVSSLGVTGVRKEITTDVAGMVREVRAATDVPAAIGFGISTPEQAAKMAGDSDGAIVGSAIVRIVGKYGEDAVPYVADYVRSMADAVHALN is encoded by the coding sequence ATGACTGATAATACCAATACCGCCTCCGAGCGTGCCGCGGCCGCCGAAGCGAGACTGTTTGCCGACAATGACGGCGATGCGCAGGGTTTGCGCCCGGCCGGCGACGCTGCGAAATCGCAACCCGTCGTGCCGCACCGTTCCCGTATCGCGCAAGCGTTCACGGCCCCTGACGGCAGCCGTCGCAAGGCGTTCGTCCCGTTCGTCACAATCGGCGACCCATCGATTGCTCTGACCGAAAAGCTGGTGCCGGCCATGGTCGATGCCGGCGCCGACCTGATCGAGCTGGGCGTGCCCTTCTCCGACCCGACCGCCGAAGGCCCAGTCATTCAGGAAGCGAGCAACCGCGCGCTTTCCGCCGGGACGACCACCGACGATGCCTTCGCGCTGGTTGAGCGTCTGCGAGGCGAGCACAAGATTGAGACGCCGATGGTGTTCATGACCTACTCCAACGTGCTCTATTCCTACGGGCTTGAGCGTTTCGCGCGTCGGGCGGCCGAAGTCGGGCTCGACGGCGTGATTCTGCCGGACGTGCCGCATGAGGAGAAGCCCGAGTTCGACGATCCGTTGGCTGCCGCAGGGCTTGAACTGGTCAGCCTCATCGCGCCGACCTCGCACGAGCGCATCCGCAGCATCGCCTCGGACGCCAAGGGCTTCATCTATTGCGTCAGCTCGCTTGGCGTCACCGGCGTGCGCAAGGAGATCACCACCGACGTGGCGGGGATGGTGCGTGAGGTGCGTGCCGCCACCGACGTGCCGGCCGCCATCGGTTTCGGCATCTCGACCCCCGAGCAGGCCGCCAAGATGGCCGGCGACTCGGATGGTGCCATTGTCGGCTCGGCCATCGTGCGCATCGTCGGCAAATACGGCGAGGATGCGGTGCCCTACGTCGCCGACTACGTGCGCTCCATGGCCGATGCCGTTCACGCCCTGAACTGA
- a CDS encoding YggS family pyridoxal phosphate-dependent enzyme, with protein sequence MTAYMDHKDLANEVIDEARTKEIADGVHRVFDDIAQAEVASGRESGSVRLLAATKTRDVGEIMAAIDAGVRMIGENRPQEISAKAEGLIRQCAARGFSLGAAANAQNANGSNGPAALLNTSSAGNVMKSQNANGSDNLAASADAQISQATPNGHIPFHLIGQLQSNKIGKVLPYVDTIESVGSLDEAQKIARRAVARNIVVGVLLEVNESGEASKSGCEPDEAADLAYQIAAMEGLQLQGLMTIGAHVDDEKTIRSGFAHLRGVRDTILNSGEPGTAGCKDLSMGMTHDMDYAVAEGSTIVRVGTAFFGERAFI encoded by the coding sequence ATGACTGCTTATATGGATCACAAGGATCTCGCCAACGAGGTCATCGACGAGGCACGGACCAAGGAGATCGCGGACGGCGTGCATCGTGTGTTCGACGACATCGCGCAGGCCGAGGTGGCTTCCGGGCGCGAATCCGGGTCGGTGCGTCTGCTCGCAGCCACGAAAACCCGTGATGTCGGTGAGATTATGGCGGCCATCGACGCCGGCGTTCGCATGATCGGCGAGAACCGTCCGCAGGAGATTTCGGCCAAAGCCGAGGGGCTGATTCGCCAGTGCGCAGCACGCGGTTTTTCGCTGGGCGCCGCCGCGAACGCCCAGAATGCCAACGGTTCCAATGGTCCTGCCGCCCTGTTGAATACAAGCTCGGCCGGTAACGTTATGAAGTCGCAGAATGCTAATGGTTCCGATAACCTTGCCGCTTCCGCGGATGCCCAAATTTCCCAAGCCACGCCGAACGGCCATATCCCGTTCCATCTCATCGGCCAGCTGCAATCCAATAAAATCGGCAAGGTCCTGCCGTACGTCGACACCATCGAATCCGTAGGTTCTCTCGACGAAGCGCAGAAAATCGCGCGTCGCGCCGTGGCCCGCAATATCGTCGTCGGCGTACTGCTGGAAGTCAACGAATCCGGGGAAGCCTCGAAGTCCGGGTGCGAGCCCGATGAGGCCGCGGATCTCGCCTATCAGATTGCTGCCATGGAAGGCCTGCAATTGCAAGGTTTGATGACCATCGGTGCCCACGTCGACGACGAAAAGACGATACGTTCCGGATTCGCCCACTTGCGCGGCGTCCGTGACACGATTCTGAACTCCGGCGAGCCCGGAACGGCCGGCTGCAAGGACCTTTCGATGGGCATGACCCACGATATGGACTACGCGGTGGCCGAAGGCTCGACCATCGTGCGCGTCGGCACCGCGTTTTTCGGCGAGCGCGCGTTTATCTGA
- a CDS encoding acylphosphatase, giving the protein MREQTKIKGPSGRNKARSNGRVIRVRAVVSGLVQGVGYRYFAVNEARRCDVAGWVRNRLDGSVEAEAQGDQSLVAAFVERLGHGPQWGRVDHVETTEIPLADNEGFEFRVRRDAR; this is encoded by the coding sequence ATGAGAGAACAAACGAAAATAAAAGGGCCTTCAGGTAGGAACAAAGCCAGAAGCAATGGCCGTGTGATTCGCGTTCGCGCGGTGGTCTCCGGCTTGGTGCAAGGCGTGGGCTACCGTTACTTCGCAGTCAACGAGGCTCGGCGTTGCGATGTCGCCGGCTGGGTGCGCAACCGGCTCGACGGCTCGGTCGAAGCCGAGGCGCAAGGCGATCAGAGCCTGGTGGCCGCGTTCGTCGAACGGCTTGGCCACGGCCCGCAATGGGGTCGCGTCGACCACGTGGAAACAACGGAAATACCGCTTGCCGACAACGAGGGCTTCGAATTCCGCGTCCGTCGCGACGCCCGCTGA
- a CDS encoding fumarylacetoacetate hydrolase family protein: MRIARYSYNDVPHYAFVQTDKNDKKDYLVELDGYPFGSQPVGPTGQRHLIDEDGVRLLAPVIPSKVYGLAKNYEAHAQYMHAKGQSSAEHAPSEMVIFMKPSTSVIGPDDPIVIPDYSNDMNFEPEVAVVMGRIAKNVSVDKAMDYVLGFTCVNDVTLRDLQGNDPMWTRAKGFDTSCPLGPWVETDLDWKDAKISFTLNGEDVPAASGTTADLIHSIPEQIAEISSFATLLPGDVIMTGTPNASGTLKPRDEAIVNIEGIGSLRNVVVKG, translated from the coding sequence ATGAGAATCGCACGCTACTCCTATAACGATGTTCCGCACTATGCCTTCGTGCAGACCGACAAGAACGACAAGAAGGATTATCTGGTCGAGCTCGACGGCTATCCCTTTGGCTCGCAGCCGGTCGGCCCTACCGGCCAGCGACATTTAATCGACGAGGACGGTGTTCGCCTGCTTGCTCCGGTCATCCCCTCCAAGGTATACGGCCTGGCCAAGAACTACGAGGCCCACGCGCAATATATGCACGCCAAAGGCCAGTCGTCCGCCGAACATGCGCCAAGCGAGATGGTCATTTTCATGAAGCCGTCCACCTCCGTCATCGGCCCCGACGATCCGATCGTCATTCCCGACTATTCCAATGACATGAACTTCGAACCCGAGGTTGCCGTGGTTATGGGCCGCATCGCCAAGAACGTTTCGGTCGACAAAGCCATGGACTACGTGCTCGGCTTCACCTGCGTCAACGACGTGACGCTGCGCGATCTGCAGGGCAACGACCCGATGTGGACGCGAGCCAAAGGTTTCGACACCTCCTGCCCGCTCGGTCCGTGGGTGGAGACCGACCTCGACTGGAAGGACGCGAAGATCTCCTTCACTTTGAACGGCGAGGACGTCCCTGCCGCTTCCGGCACCACCGCCGACCTGATTCATTCGATTCCCGAACAGATCGCCGAAATCTCCAGCTTCGCCACGCTTTTGCCGGGCGATGTCATCATGACCGGCACCCCCAACGCCTCCGGCACGTTGAAGCCGCGTGACGAGGCCATCGTCAACATCGAAGGCATCGGTTCGCTGCGCAACGTGGTCGTCAAGGGCTGA